In Xiphophorus hellerii strain 12219 chromosome 8, Xiphophorus_hellerii-4.1, whole genome shotgun sequence, the genomic window TACGAACCGCCTCAGTCATTTACCTTCATTTCAACAACACTCATATTTTTTACAGGCTTTTCTCCTGCGAACCTCTGAGCTCCGGGTCGGCGAACCGCCCGAAACTGGACGGGCTTCTGCCCAACTAAAAGTCCcctaaacaaaactgtcctccAGTGGGTTTTTACACGTAGTGCTTCTTGTCAAACTCGCCGCTGACCGTGATGGTTTTGGTGGGGGCCAATTTGATGGGGAAGGGGCTTCTGGGTCCCTGGGAGAAGGAGCAGCAGAGCACTGTGCCGCCGGACAACAGCAGCGCGGCGGCGGCCCAGCCGATGTAGATGGACGCCCCGATCTCCCTCTTCTGAGCGGGGGGGACCTTCGGGTTGTGGAAGTCCGTGATGATGTTGTtggccatccagcagaggggaACCAGCACGAAGAGCCCGCAGAGGATGTAGATGACCCCTCCGGCGTACACCACCCTCCTCTTCACCGTCTCGTCCTTGAGGCAGTTGGTGCACTGCG contains:
- the cldn5b gene encoding claudin-5b — its product is MFAACLEVLGMILCVAGWLLVMIACGLPTWKVNAFIEGNIVVAQTIWEGLWMSCVVQSTGHMQCKIHDSVLALAQDLQTARALTVISALLGVVGLTVTVAGAQCTNCLKDETVKRRVVYAGGVIYILCGLFVLVPLCWMANNIITDFHNPKVPPAQKREIGASIYIGWAAAALLLSGGTVLCCSFSQGPRSPFPIKLAPTKTITVSGEFDKKHYV